A genomic region of Candidatus Hydrogenedentota bacterium contains the following coding sequences:
- the glgA gene encoding glycogen synthase GlgA, translating to MKDPLRILYLTSELSPLVSTGGLAEVAAALPPALQEQGVDIRLAMPCYAQIPKEYRGTTSQLCRAQIEGKAVYGAFRTGRVPGTQIPLYLIEHEGYFGRDTIYGSGAYEYDDNAERYCFFCQAVLDGIKSTGWRPHVIHCNDWHTAPVPILLKTQLAADPFYQGMASLFTVHNLAYQGRYSANLFPRTGLDPALFTPEYLEYEGDMNLMKGALLFANAISTVSPRYAREIQTVEYGSGLHGVLGSRRDDLHGILNGVDYGLWNPATDPHIASPFDSNTMGGKKLCKTALQDMFRLPRSNAPLFGVISRLHWQKGMDLISDALDELAQLGLQLVVLGTGDPALEAKMNEAAARYPNQIAVYLGFDIPRAHAVQAGSDFLLMPSRYEPCGLTQLYSLAYGTLPVVRRTGGLADTVTPYRPLTGGVHGATGFSFTAFTWQALWRSIRDAVQVYENKELLAQLRHNAMVANYSWNQSSKKYIDLYHTILKQSHRYASF from the coding sequence TTGAAAGATCCTTTACGTATCTTATATCTTACTTCTGAGTTGAGCCCCTTGGTAAGTACCGGCGGATTGGCGGAAGTAGCAGCAGCGTTACCGCCCGCCTTACAGGAGCAAGGTGTTGACATACGGCTTGCCATGCCTTGCTATGCGCAGATCCCTAAAGAATATCGTGGTACAACGTCGCAGCTGTGCCGCGCTCAGATTGAAGGCAAAGCTGTTTATGGTGCTTTTCGAACCGGGCGCGTTCCGGGAACCCAGATTCCTTTATACCTGATTGAGCATGAAGGCTATTTTGGCAGGGACACGATTTACGGTTCGGGCGCTTATGAATATGACGACAACGCAGAACGCTATTGCTTTTTTTGTCAAGCTGTTCTTGATGGAATCAAATCTACCGGATGGCGGCCGCATGTGATCCATTGCAATGACTGGCATACGGCTCCGGTGCCGATCCTCCTTAAAACACAGCTTGCCGCAGACCCTTTTTACCAAGGAATGGCAAGCCTCTTTACCGTTCATAATTTAGCGTATCAGGGCCGGTACAGTGCAAATCTGTTTCCACGAACCGGACTTGATCCCGCTCTTTTTACTCCGGAATATCTAGAGTACGAAGGCGATATGAATTTGATGAAGGGCGCGTTGCTATTTGCCAACGCCATCAGCACGGTAAGCCCGCGCTATGCCCGCGAAATACAGACTGTAGAATATGGTTCCGGATTACACGGTGTGCTCGGCTCGCGGCGCGACGATCTTCACGGCATATTGAATGGTGTAGACTATGGTTTGTGGAATCCTGCCACGGACCCTCATATTGCTTCACCCTTTGACAGCAATACTATGGGCGGCAAGAAACTGTGCAAAACCGCGCTTCAAGATATGTTCAGGTTGCCGAGAAGCAACGCGCCCCTCTTTGGAGTCATCAGTCGTTTACACTGGCAAAAGGGAATGGATTTAATCTCCGATGCTCTTGATGAATTGGCGCAACTGGGCTTACAGCTTGTTGTGTTGGGCACAGGGGATCCTGCCTTGGAAGCGAAAATGAATGAGGCCGCCGCCCGATATCCAAATCAGATTGCCGTTTATCTCGGCTTTGATATTCCCCGTGCCCACGCTGTTCAAGCAGGCTCTGACTTCTTGTTGATGCCCTCACGATATGAACCCTGCGGGTTGACCCAGCTCTATTCCCTGGCTTATGGCACGCTTCCTGTTGTTCGGCGCACGGGCGGACTTGCCGACACGGTAACGCCCTATCGACCTCTTACAGGAGGCGTTCACGGAGCAACCGGATTCTCTTTTACAGCCTTTACATGGCAAGCGCTGTGGCGTTCAATTCGGGATGCCGTGCAGGTCTATGAGAACAAAGAATTATTGGCGCAGTTACGTCATAATGCTATGGTTGCGAATTATTCTTGGAACCAATCCTCCAAAAAATACATTGATCTCTACCATACAATTTTGAAGCAGAGTCACCGCTATGCCTCATTTTGA
- the tsaE gene encoding tRNA (adenosine(37)-N6)-threonylcarbamoyltransferase complex ATPase subunit type 1 TsaE yields the protein MPHFDCITTSEEETEALGESIAPYLSPGTVVALYGELASGKTCLTRGIVRHFYGDASVHSPTFTLVNEYGVPEKTVYHLDVYRLCEAEELLHLGYEDFVEGSGICVIEWADRVRALLPSKRLDVFLEHGGGDKRRLRFVNYCIDQGLWEAWVQDRQAEGLGAP from the coding sequence ATGCCTCATTTTGATTGCATCACCACGAGTGAAGAAGAAACGGAAGCACTGGGGGAGAGCATTGCGCCTTATCTAAGTCCGGGAACCGTGGTCGCGCTATACGGCGAATTGGCTTCCGGAAAAACCTGTTTGACCCGCGGCATTGTCCGTCATTTTTATGGAGATGCTTCCGTTCACAGCCCTACTTTTACGTTGGTGAACGAATACGGCGTTCCCGAAAAAACAGTCTATCATTTGGACGTATACCGTTTGTGCGAAGCAGAAGAATTGCTGCATTTAGGCTATGAAGATTTCGTGGAAGGCTCCGGCATCTGTGTCATTGAATGGGCGGATCGTGTCCGGGCTCTGTTGCCTTCCAAACGGCTGGATGTTTTTCTCGAACATGGCGGTGGTGATAAGCGACGGCTCCGCTTTGTAAATTACTGTATTGATCAAGGGCTATGGGAAGCATGGGTACAAGATCGACAGGCTGAGGGATTAGGCGCGCCTTAA